One genomic segment of Vulpes vulpes isolate BD-2025 chromosome 2, VulVul3, whole genome shotgun sequence includes these proteins:
- the LOC112912511 gene encoding leucine-rich repeat-containing protein 37A3-like, with the protein MEVEPSPAMQETPSQPPEPPKEVVVQYPFHQEVMIPTPSKGEGQHPESPSITFHHVGLGLTITPEPITEAKHSATTKKTTAPSPADLEVTLAHPERVQSQQPNLTEVTVPPMDLEITVSHQPESSESVLPPTTQHSVVHFAKYSPEMACTTLTEQPEQNVTTNVNICELCTCKDETLSCSGFSPKQRLRKVPVPEPNTDNNTFTILNFQGNSISYIEENTWKAYRWTEKLILSENYLTELHKDSFEGLLSLQYLDLSCNKIQSIERRTFEPLPFCSL; encoded by the exons ATGGAAGTTGAACCTTCTCCAGCCATGCAAGAGACCCCAAGTCAGCCTCCAGAGCCACCTAAGGAGGTTGTAGTTCAATATCCATTTCATCAGGAAGTGATGATTCCAACTCCAAGTAAGGGTGAAGGCCAGCATCCAGAATCACCCAGCATCACATTTCATCATGTGGGCTTGGGGCTTACCATTACTCCAGAACCTATTACAGAGGCTAAACATTCTGCAACCACGAAGAAGACTACAGCTCCTTCTCCAGCGGACCTTGAAGTGACACTTGCACATCCAGAGCGTGTTCAGAGTCAACAGCCAAACCTGACTGAAGTCACTGTTCCACCTATGGACTTGGAAATTACTGTAAGTCACCAACCAGAGTCATCTGAGTCGGTTCTCCCCCCAACGACTCAGCACTCAGTGGTGCATTTTGCAAAATACTCCCCAGAAATGGCATGTACAACTTTAACTGAGCAGCCGGAACAGAACGTTACCACAAACGTCAACATATGTGAGCTCTGTACCTGCAAAGATGAGACGCTGTCGTGTAGTGGTTTCAGCCCAAAGCAGAGGCTCCGCAAAGTGCCTGTGCCAGAGCCCAACACGGACAACAACACCTTCACCATCTT AAATTTCCAAGGAAACTCTATTTCTTACATTGAGGAAAATACATGGAAGGCATACCGTTGGACTGAGAAATT aattctcaGTGAAAATTATTTGACTGAATTACATAAGGACTCATTTGAAGGCCTGCTATCCCTACAGTATTT
- the LOC140598023 gene encoding leucine-rich repeat-containing protein 37A3-like, with protein IAQSPVYQEETISTPGWDQTQHPSSPNVRVQPLDLELTVSPEHTTEVEHSTALKKTTAPPKHLEVTFAHLEQVLSHRPNLTNITGQPLDLELTITPESTTKIEPSPAMRLELPKELVAQPSMYQEAAAPTSAQDQAQHLWSPNVTTQPLALELTITPKPTTEVEQSTTLHQTTAPPKDLEVTFPPSEQVRFSIQP; from the coding sequence ATAGCTCAATCTCCAGTATATCAGGAGGAGACCATTTCAACACCAGGTTGGGATCAAACTCAGCATCCATCATCACCCAATGTAAGAGTTCAACCTTTGGACCTGGAGCTTACTGTAAGTCCAGAACACACTACAGAAGTTGAACATTCTACAGCCCTGAAAAAGACTACAGCTCCTCCAAAACACCTGGAGGTGACATTTGCACATCTCGAGCAGGTTCTGTCTCACCGTCCAAACTTGACTAACATCACAGGTCAACCTTTGGACCTGGAACTTACCATAACTCCAGAATCCACTACAAAGATTGAACCTTCTCCAGCAATGCGTCTAGAGCTGCCTAAGGAACTTGTAGCTCAACCTTCCATGTATCAAGAGGCAGCAGCTCCAACGTCAGCTCAGGATCAAGCTCAGCACCTGTGGTCACCAAATGTGACAACACAACCTTTGGCCCTGGAGCTTACCATAACTCCAAAACCCACTACAGAGGTTGAACAGTCTACAACTCTGCATCAGACTACAGCTCCTCCAAAGGACCTTGAGGTGACATTTCCACCATCAGAGCAGGTCAGGTTCAGCATTCAACCTTAA
- the LOC140597719 gene encoding uncharacterized protein, producing the protein MPVVAVETSPVQPTNQAQPPESSTDIVAQPLVHHEVTFSPLGPGEAQHPMLPNITAKPVDLEVFITPVPTMFEHYPGEQEAPAQAPVPPEQVEFPPAQSKLHFQSPETAEDEFPPGQQELIVQTQDPPTEMETTSAQQEVPAEPSEPPQEIEPCANEYAVSAHSPGPTEDGKPPAQPEVPAQPPVPQQVPAISPEPPQEAEPSPTQQESPAQSLELDDKVEPFPVSQETSSHLLQFPEKVESSPVLQEAPSLPLEPIKEVELSPAQQVAQTQPSELPEKLESFPILQQASTQSPEPHQEAEPSPAQTPEQSKEVEPQLPVHKEVTVPPQGQDQAQHSSLPSVTAKPVDLELTVTSEPSTTLQQTLAPPEDPEVILAHPEHVVAQSPNLSEATVQPLDLELTITPEPITEVETSTMQETPGPPLEPPEEFVVQPPMYREVTVPTPGQDQARHLLLPNVTVQPLDLELTIPPEPTTKVEHSTTVKKATAPPKDLEVTFAHQEQVQAQHPILTEVTVQQLDLGLTVTSEFTKEIELLQPMQETPIQLPEPRK; encoded by the coding sequence AGCATCCAATGTTGCCCAATATCACAGCAAAACCTGTAGATCTGGAGGTTTTCATAACTCCAGTGCCCACTATGTTTGAACATTATCCAGGGGAGCAGGAGGCCCCTGCTCAAGCTCCAGTTCCCCCTGAGCAGGTTGAATTTCCTCCAGCCCAGTCCAAGCTTCATTTCCAGTCTCCAGAGACCGCTGAAGATGAATTTCCTCCAGGCCAACAAGAACTCATAGTTCAGACTCAAGACCCTCCTACAGAGATGGAAACTACTTCAGCCCAACAAGAGGTCCCAGCTGAGCCATCAGAGCCCCCTCAGGAGATTGAACCATGTGCAAATGAGTATGCAGTCTCAGCACATTCTCCAGGGCCCACTGAAGACGGCAAACCTCCAGCCCAACCAGAGGTTCCAGCTCAGCCTCCTGTTCCCCAGCAGGTCCCAGCGATATCTCCTGAGCCCCCTCAGGAGGCAGAGCCTTCTCCCACACAACAGGAATCCCCAGCCCAGTCTTTAGAACTTGATGACAAAGTGGAACCTTTTCCAGTCTCTCAAGAGACCTCTTCTCACCTTCTACAGTTTCCTGAGAAGGTGGAATCCTCTCCAGTCCTGCAAGAAGCTCCATCTCTACCTCTAGAGCCCATTAAGGAGGTAGAACTTTCTCCAGCCCAACAGGTGGCACAGACTCAGCCTTCAGAGCTCCCTGAGAAGCTAGAGTCATTTCCAATTCTGCAGCAGGCTTCAACTCAGTCCCCAGAGCCCCATCAAGAGGCAGAACCTTCTCCAGCTCAGACTCCAGAGCAATCCAAGGAGGTTGAACCACAACTTCCAGTCCATAAGGAGGTGACAGTTCCACCTCAAGGACAAGATCAAGCTCAGCATTCAAGCTTGCCCAGTGTCACTGCTAAACCTGTTGACCTGGAGCTTACTGTAACTTCAGAGCCTTCTACAACCCTGCAGCAGACTCTAGCTCCTCCAGAGGATCCAGAGGTGATACTTGCACATCCAGAACATGTTGTGGCTCAGAGTCCAAATTTGTCTGAAGCCACAGTTCAACCTTTAGATCTGGAGCTTACCATAACACCAGAACCCATTACAGAGGTTGAAACTTCAACCATGCAAGAGACTCCAGGTCCTCCTTTAGAGCCACCTGAGGAGTTTGTAGTTCAGCCTCCCATGTATCGGGAGGTGACAGTTCCAACTCCAGGTCAGGATCAAGCTCGGCATCTCTTGTTACCCAATGTAACGGTTCAGCCTTTGGACTTGGAGCTTACCATACCTCCAGAACCCACCACGAAAGTTGAACATTCTACAACCGTGAAAAAAGCTACTGCTCCTCCAAAGGACCTGGAAGTGACATTTGCACATCAAGAGCAGGTTCAAGCTCAGCATCCAATCTTGACTGAAGTCACAGTTCAGCAGTTGGACCTGGGGCTTACTGTAACTTCAGAATTCACTAAGGAGATTGAACTTCTTCAACCTATGCAGGAGACTCCAATTCAGCTTCCAGAGCCACGTAAGTAG